From the Limosilactobacillus panis genome, one window contains:
- a CDS encoding IS30 family transposase, producing the protein MSTTILSFQNRVVIETLHNEGRSLRYIANYLGFSKTTVFNELHRLNSEYQAELAQTDFERKVSQRGRKSSLTKNLKHLIEEKIQVQKWSPEQVAHVVGIAYKTVYNWIDQGWLDIQLPDLPDHGIRRHRAKEKRGTFSHGRSIEKRPHKVETRQEFGHFEADTVLSGKRKGQAVATFVERKSRLTIVKRLHGRDSQSMTQAVLELASQLQDKLKTLTVDHGKEFANYQTIEQRTGTPVYFAHAYSPHERGSNENRNRVLRRFIPKGQAIEELSDHKLIQINWYLNSRPLKCLNWHTPIEIFLLNLRH; encoded by the coding sequence ATGAGCACCACTATTTTATCATTCCAGAACCGTGTTGTCATTGAAACGCTTCATAATGAAGGACGTTCCTTGCGATACATCGCTAATTACTTAGGCTTTAGTAAAACCACAGTCTTTAACGAACTTCACCGGCTAAATAGTGAGTACCAGGCTGAGCTAGCGCAAACTGACTTTGAACGCAAGGTTAGTCAACGGGGGCGGAAGTCTTCGCTCACTAAAAACCTTAAACACTTGATTGAAGAAAAGATTCAAGTCCAGAAGTGGTCCCCTGAACAAGTTGCCCATGTAGTTGGAATTGCCTACAAGACGGTCTATAACTGGATTGATCAAGGATGGCTTGATATACAGTTGCCCGATTTGCCTGATCATGGAATTCGTCGTCATCGTGCTAAAGAAAAGCGTGGTACGTTCAGTCACGGCCGCTCAATTGAGAAGCGTCCTCATAAAGTCGAAACTCGCCAGGAATTCGGCCACTTTGAAGCTGATACCGTACTTTCTGGCAAACGTAAAGGTCAAGCTGTGGCTACTTTTGTGGAGCGTAAGAGTCGCCTGACCATTGTTAAACGGCTCCATGGTCGCGACAGTCAGTCCATGACTCAAGCCGTACTTGAACTAGCTAGTCAACTTCAAGACAAGCTCAAGACGCTTACCGTAGATCATGGTAAAGAGTTCGCTAACTACCAGACAATTGAGCAGCGAACTGGTACTCCGGTTTATTTTGCCCATGCTTATTCACCACATGAACGCGGCAGTAATGAGAACCGTAACCGAGTTTTACGACGCTTTATTCCCAAAGGCCAAGCCATTGAAGAGTTAAGCGATCACAAGCTGATTCAAATTAATTGGTATTTGAATTCCCGGCCACTTAAATGTCTTAATTGGCATACACCAATTGAGATCTTCTTGCTTAATCTACGTCACTAA
- a CDS encoding VOC family protein, translating to MAFNKSLAGYYDDLAHVGIPTDDLKKTIAFWEKLGFKKQGQFDTDDQGHQVVFMKAGHLMLEIWDSDGAVHKTGAINHISLNVEDADNAFKAAKKEGFDVKEDEVQHLDYWKHGIKFFNIVGPNDETIEFCEVVKG from the coding sequence ATGGCATTTAACAAGAGTTTAGCGGGTTATTACGATGACTTGGCACATGTCGGGATCCCAACCGATGACCTTAAGAAGACGATTGCCTTCTGGGAAAAGCTGGGCTTTAAGAAGCAAGGCCAGTTCGATACGGACGACCAGGGACACCAGGTGGTCTTCATGAAGGCCGGCCACCTGATGCTCGAGATTTGGGACAGTGATGGTGCCGTTCACAAGACCGGCGCGATTAACCACATTTCCTTAAACGTGGAAGACGCGGATAATGCCTTCAAGGCTGCTAAAAAAGAAGGCTTCGATGTGAAGGAGGACGAGGTTCAGCATCTCGACTACTGGAAGCACGGGATCAAGTTCTTTAACATCGTGGGACCCAATGATGAAACCATCGAATTTTGTGAAGTTGTAAAGGGTTAA
- a CDS encoding zinc-dependent alcohol dehydrogenase family protein yields MKALVMTGKKKLEINDNYKKPEVKPNEVLVHTAWAGICGTDKALYNGLPGSADAVPPIVLGHENSGVVAAVGADVEDFKVGDRVSVDPNIYCHKCYYCRTSRPELCEHLDAVGVTRDGGFEEYFTAPEEVVYHVPDNVSLEAAAVIEPISCAMHAVNLLMTHPYQNALIIGDGFEGQLIAQILKARGVREVTLAGTVDEKLENNRKHFGFKTINNMTHPEEVKNDAYDIVVEAVGLPKTQEQAVEAARRGGQVLMFGVGNPDSQFKVNTYKVYQKQLTIQGTFINPYTFEDSIALLQSGDVDPLPLISNVLDFAHVEDFVSGKLGNISKAIVKVAGEDA; encoded by the coding sequence ATGAAAGCTTTAGTAATGACTGGTAAAAAGAAGTTAGAGATCAACGACAACTACAAGAAGCCGGAAGTTAAGCCAAATGAAGTTTTGGTTCACACTGCCTGGGCTGGGATCTGTGGGACCGATAAGGCACTGTACAACGGCCTGCCAGGTTCCGCTGACGCCGTTCCGCCGATTGTTCTTGGCCATGAAAACTCCGGGGTGGTAGCTGCGGTTGGTGCCGACGTCGAGGACTTCAAGGTCGGTGACCGCGTCAGTGTTGATCCAAACATCTACTGCCACAAGTGCTACTACTGCCGGACCTCACGTCCAGAACTGTGTGAGCACCTCGATGCCGTCGGGGTTACCCGTGACGGTGGCTTTGAAGAATACTTCACGGCACCGGAAGAAGTTGTCTACCACGTTCCTGACAATGTTTCACTGGAAGCGGCCGCAGTGATCGAACCAATCTCATGCGCGATGCACGCGGTTAACCTGTTGATGACTCATCCATATCAAAACGCCTTGATCATCGGTGATGGTTTTGAAGGCCAGCTGATTGCCCAGATCTTGAAGGCCCGTGGTGTTCGGGAAGTTACCCTTGCCGGGACGGTTGACGAAAAGCTTGAGAACAACCGGAAGCACTTTGGCTTTAAGACGATCAACAACATGACCCACCCTGAAGAAGTTAAGAACGATGCTTATGACATCGTCGTGGAAGCCGTTGGTCTGCCAAAGACCCAGGAACAAGCCGTTGAAGCGGCCCGGCGTGGTGGCCAGGTTCTGATGTTTGGTGTTGGTAACCCTGATTCACAATTCAAGGTTAATACCTACAAGGTTTATCAGAAGCAGCTGACGATCCAGGGGACCTTCATCAATCCGTACACCTTCGAAGACTCGATTGCCCTGTTGCAATCCGGTGACGTTGATCCACTGCCACTGATTTCGAACGTGCTGGACTTTGCCCACGTTGAAGACTTTGTTAGTGGCAAGCTGGGCAATATTTCCAAGGCAATTGTCAAGGTTGCCGGCGAAGACGCCTGA
- a CDS encoding thymidine kinase, with the protein MNSGKSVELLKIAHNYEEQGKRVMVLTSALDNRSGLGVVSSRIGIGRPATPVPQGDSILRIVNATLSTTTYVDGHAIWPECILVDEAQFLTAQQVTDLATIVDSQDVPVICFGLKIDFQGKLFEGSKALFEMADKLEEIKTVCQWCGHKATMNLRTCEGKPVYDGDQVQIGDQEYMAACRYHYLNPQI; encoded by the coding sequence ATGAATTCTGGAAAGTCAGTCGAGCTCCTGAAGATAGCTCATAACTACGAAGAACAAGGTAAAAGAGTTATGGTTCTTACCAGCGCTTTAGACAATCGTTCTGGATTAGGGGTTGTGTCTAGTCGAATTGGTATTGGTCGGCCCGCGACGCCCGTACCCCAAGGAGATAGTATTTTAAGAATAGTGAACGCAACACTATCGACAACTACATATGTTGATGGCCATGCGATTTGGCCAGAATGTATTTTGGTTGATGAGGCGCAATTTCTAACCGCTCAGCAAGTAACTGATTTGGCGACAATCGTCGATTCTCAGGATGTGCCCGTTATCTGCTTTGGCCTTAAAATTGATTTTCAGGGCAAACTCTTTGAGGGGTCTAAGGCATTATTTGAAATGGCAGATAAGCTAGAAGAAATTAAAACTGTTTGTCAATGGTGTGGCCACAAGGCAACGATGAACCTCCGCACCTGTGAGGGGAAGCCGGTATATGACGGAGATCAGGTTCAGATTGGGGACCAAGAGTATATGGCCGCTTGTCGTTATCACTATTTGAATCCACAGATATAA
- a CDS encoding glucose-6-phosphate isomerase, with translation MAYVSFDKQGLKQFVNANELGEMQAMVTAANDELRKGTGAGADFRDWLHLPSEYDKDEFARIKAAAKKIQNDSDVLVVIGIGGSYLGAQMAIDFLHNTFYQAQSAKDRKYPLVIFAGNSLSSTYVHDLLQLIGDKDFSVNVVSKSGTTTEPSIAFRIFKQKLIEKYGEKEANQRIYATTDKAKGALKTEADANGYESFVIPDGVGGRYSVLCPVGLLPIAASGADIDQLMAGAAQAERDFVDPDLTKNEAYQYAAYRNILYRKGYETELLENYEPNMRMFAEWWKQLAGESEGKDHKSIYPSSANFTTDLHSLGQYIQEGRRFLMETVVKLDKPNYDVAIPSEDDNLDGLQYLEGKTMDFANTKAYEAVVAAHTAGGVPVMTVHIPEENEYTLGYLIYFFEVAMGISGYLNGINPFNQPGVEAYKVNMFGLLGKPGYEKIGKQLRAEMEKNN, from the coding sequence ATGGCATATGTTTCATTTGATAAACAGGGTTTAAAGCAGTTTGTAAACGCCAATGAACTCGGCGAGATGCAGGCGATGGTTACCGCCGCCAATGATGAACTCCGCAAGGGCACCGGGGCCGGCGCCGACTTCCGCGACTGGCTCCACCTGCCGAGCGAGTATGACAAGGACGAGTTTGCCCGGATCAAGGCGGCCGCCAAGAAGATCCAAAACGATTCCGACGTCCTGGTGGTTATCGGGATTGGTGGCTCCTACCTGGGAGCGCAGATGGCAATTGACTTCCTCCACAACACCTTCTACCAGGCCCAATCCGCCAAGGACCGTAAGTACCCGCTAGTCATCTTCGCCGGCAACTCCCTGAGTTCGACCTACGTTCACGACTTGCTCCAGCTGATCGGCGATAAGGACTTCTCCGTCAACGTGGTTTCCAAGTCTGGGACCACCACGGAGCCATCAATTGCTTTCCGGATTTTCAAGCAGAAGCTGATTGAGAAGTACGGCGAAAAAGAAGCTAACCAGCGGATCTACGCCACGACCGACAAGGCTAAGGGAGCCCTGAAGACCGAGGCCGATGCCAACGGTTACGAATCCTTCGTCATTCCGGACGGCGTTGGTGGCCGTTATTCCGTCCTCTGTCCGGTGGGGCTCCTGCCGATCGCCGCTTCCGGGGCTGATATCGACCAGTTGATGGCCGGAGCCGCCCAGGCGGAAAGGGACTTTGTAGATCCAGACTTAACTAAGAACGAAGCCTACCAATACGCGGCTTACCGGAACATCCTCTACCGGAAGGGTTACGAAACGGAACTCCTCGAAAACTACGAACCAAACATGCGGATGTTTGCCGAATGGTGGAAGCAGCTGGCCGGTGAGTCCGAAGGGAAGGATCACAAGAGCATCTACCCATCCAGTGCCAACTTCACGACCGACCTCCACTCCCTGGGACAATACATCCAGGAGGGGCGGCGCTTCCTGATGGAGACCGTGGTAAAGCTTGACAAGCCGAACTACGACGTGGCAATCCCCAGTGAGGACGACAACCTCGACGGCCTGCAGTACCTGGAGGGCAAGACGATGGACTTCGCCAATACCAAGGCCTACGAAGCCGTCGTGGCCGCCCACACGGCCGGTGGCGTTCCGGTCATGACCGTCCACATCCCGGAGGAGAATGAATACACCCTCGGCTACCTGATCTACTTCTTTGAAGTGGCGATGGGGATCTCCGGTTACCTGAACGGGATCAACCCCTTCAACCAGCCCGGTGTGGAAGCCTACAAGGTCAACATGTTTGGCCTGCTGGGCAAGCCGGGTTACGAGAAGATCGGCAAGCAGCTGCGCGCTGAAATGGAAAAGAACAACTAA
- a CDS encoding MFS transporter, translating to MKHGQSLATKLAFLSASFMVTSAYAIQSALPQIKTSLAVSQPQVEYLVTAPSFAVMFFVVLSPLLQDWFNISDKHIIMAGITLVGIAGLVPAFVSNYWVILASRLVLGAGYGLYNSQAISLISVWYQGHERTSMQGWRSAFEQIGNACTLTISSLLLIYAGWHAAFLVYGLAFAVMAFFAWRVPNDAHSNSASDSADDQANETISPITNEKVTKISPLVIAILAFVLLIKMDFIGMEDRFPGLAVAINGSQFNGSGTYLSLMLIGATLGGACYGTLQKHFGYIGAIYIGLVLLAIANFLFGFGGNNFMIIAAGILLVGFPMQVLTPLIFNILPFMAPMKLQTKITSFILIGFNFGAFFSPTADAWFNHLLSQPLSGLGLAAPFRIYGVMMLIIAALIFFGKRGMEIKFDHQGTLAPQTKRAK from the coding sequence ATGAAACATGGTCAGTCATTGGCTACAAAACTTGCGTTCCTGTCCGCGTCATTTATGGTTACGAGCGCCTACGCAATTCAAAGTGCCTTGCCGCAGATTAAGACGTCACTGGCGGTCAGCCAGCCCCAGGTTGAATACCTGGTTACGGCGCCGTCCTTTGCGGTTATGTTCTTCGTGGTTCTTTCGCCGTTGCTTCAGGATTGGTTTAACATTTCCGACAAGCACATCATCATGGCGGGGATCACACTGGTGGGGATCGCCGGTCTGGTGCCAGCATTCGTCAGCAATTATTGGGTGATCCTCGCTTCCCGGCTGGTCCTTGGTGCCGGTTATGGGCTGTATAACTCCCAGGCGATTTCGCTGATTTCGGTCTGGTACCAGGGTCACGAACGGACAAGCATGCAGGGGTGGCGGTCAGCATTTGAACAGATCGGGAATGCCTGCACGCTGACCATTTCCAGCCTGCTCCTGATCTACGCTGGCTGGCACGCGGCCTTCCTGGTCTACGGACTGGCCTTTGCGGTGATGGCCTTCTTTGCATGGCGGGTTCCGAACGACGCCCACAGTAATAGTGCCAGTGATAGTGCTGACGACCAAGCCAACGAAACGATTTCGCCAATTACCAACGAAAAGGTCACCAAGATTAGTCCTCTGGTCATTGCAATCCTGGCCTTTGTTCTGCTGATTAAGATGGACTTTATCGGCATGGAGGACCGCTTCCCCGGACTGGCGGTGGCAATTAACGGCAGCCAGTTTAACGGATCCGGAACCTACCTATCACTGATGCTGATTGGGGCGACCCTCGGTGGGGCCTGCTATGGAACCTTGCAGAAGCATTTTGGTTATATTGGGGCCATCTACATCGGCTTGGTTTTGTTGGCAATCGCTAACTTCCTGTTCGGCTTCGGGGGCAATAACTTCATGATCATTGCCGCTGGTATCCTGCTGGTCGGCTTCCCAATGCAGGTTCTGACACCATTAATCTTTAACATCCTGCCATTCATGGCACCGATGAAGCTGCAAACCAAGATTACGTCCTTTATCCTGATCGGTTTCAACTTTGGGGCCTTCTTCTCCCCGACGGCGGATGCCTGGTTCAACCACCTGCTCAGTCAACCGCTCAGTGGCCTTGGCTTGGCGGCGCCATTCCGGATTTATGGTGTAATGATGCTAATTATCGCGGCCCTGATTTTTTTCGGCAAACGCGGTATGGAAATAAAATTTGACCACCAGGGAACCCTGGCACCACAGACTAAGCGTGCCAAGTAA
- a CDS encoding transposase, with protein sequence MENELVYQTEKEKRQQRITHVKPLLDRFYQYLGSITSPQGRLCAAIKNALRLRTRVYRILENGQIPLSNNSLEGEIRFTTLVRKNCLFAKSIRGAEANAIYYTLVATAKINKLNVYKYFKYLFDRLPNQKRSDIEAFLPWAEEVQQVCRN encoded by the coding sequence ATGGAAAACGAATTAGTATATCAAACTGAAAAGGAAAAGCGGCAGCAAAGAATTACTCATGTGAAACCGTTGCTTGATAGGTTTTACCAGTACTTGGGAAGTATCACTTCACCACAGGGCCGGCTGTGTGCAGCCATCAAGAATGCCTTAAGGCTTCGGACAAGAGTCTATCGAATTCTTGAAAATGGACAAATTCCCTTAAGCAATAACTCGCTAGAAGGAGAGATCCGTTTTACAACCTTGGTTCGCAAGAACTGCTTGTTTGCGAAAAGCATTCGTGGAGCTGAAGCCAATGCGATTTACTACACGTTAGTAGCAACAGCGAAAATTAATAAACTAAATGTATATAAGTATTTCAAATACCTGTTTGATCGACTACCTAATCAGAAAAGGAGCGACATTGAGGCTTTTTTACCATGGGCAGAAGAAGTGCAACAAGTATGTCGTAACTAA
- the scrK gene encoding fructokinase ScrK: MLLGSIEAGGTKFVCAVGNINYHIKDSVHIPTTTPAETLQKCIDWFDQFKDSLSAIGIASFGPIEIRKSSPKYGYITNTPKKGWADTDFVGPFKKHFNIPIYWTTDVNGSAYGEYVLATLFNKRINSLVYYTIGTGCGAGAVIDGKFVGELGHSEMGHIRLKQHPDDLDFKGICPFHGDCLEGLVSGPTFEARTGKKGKDVPLTDHVWDIMAYYVAQAALDAILMFRPGQIVFGGGVVSEAFLKKVRREFKKLLNDYVDVGDVDQYITMPLAQNNGSATIGDFALALKAATN, from the coding sequence ATGTTATTAGGAAGCATCGAAGCCGGCGGGACCAAGTTTGTCTGCGCAGTCGGCAATATTAACTACCATATTAAAGATTCCGTCCACATTCCGACCACGACGCCGGCAGAAACCCTACAGAAGTGCATCGACTGGTTTGACCAGTTCAAGGATAGCCTTTCTGCCATTGGAATTGCCTCATTCGGGCCAATCGAGATCCGGAAGAGTTCGCCGAAGTATGGTTACATCACTAACACCCCCAAGAAGGGCTGGGCAGACACGGACTTCGTGGGGCCCTTCAAGAAGCATTTCAACATTCCAATTTACTGGACGACCGACGTTAACGGGTCGGCCTACGGTGAGTACGTCCTCGCTACCCTGTTTAACAAGCGGATCAACTCCCTGGTCTACTACACGATCGGTACTGGTTGTGGGGCCGGCGCCGTTATTGATGGAAAGTTTGTCGGTGAGCTCGGCCACTCCGAGATGGGCCACATTCGTCTGAAGCAGCACCCCGACGACCTGGACTTCAAGGGGATCTGCCCGTTCCATGGTGACTGCCTGGAGGGCCTGGTTTCCGGACCAACCTTCGAGGCGCGGACCGGGAAGAAGGGCAAGGACGTGCCGCTGACGGACCACGTCTGGGACATCATGGCCTACTATGTTGCCCAGGCGGCCCTGGACGCCATCCTGATGTTCCGTCCCGGGCAGATCGTCTTTGGCGGCGGTGTGGTCAGCGAAGCCTTCCTGAAGAAGGTCCGGCGCGAGTTCAAGAAGCTGCTCAATGACTACGTTGACGTGGGCGACGTGGACCAGTACATCACGATGCCGCTGGCACAGAACAACGGTTCGGCGACGATCGGCGACTTCGCCCTGGCACTCAAAGCCGCAACCAATTAA
- a CDS encoding IS982 family transposase, translating into MNLLKSNHYCHHLQVNFAQLNRTCHRWYKLYAPKKLVQRPNINQVKVDDSTLIALLICQTQLGIESQRRFCMILVSSISRSRFNRRTRQLLPLLSLIRRKLNQDVDLHGQFLIIDSFPVPVCHPVRNYRAKIFRGSTDIGYNATKKQYYYGFKVHMIVSSDGYLLNYIVTKASVHDSKVAEELILNTMPLEHFLLADVGYVSRQLHTDLVSDGYELWTPFRQNMAGAKKHNSRILKAIRRTIETDFSLLKYYNAENNRARSLAGFQERLEVAILASNMEYCLEKFH; encoded by the coding sequence TTGAACCTTCTTAAGTCTAACCACTATTGCCATCATTTACAAGTTAATTTTGCTCAATTAAACCGTACCTGCCATCGCTGGTATAAGCTTTATGCACCTAAAAAGCTCGTTCAACGACCGAACATCAACCAAGTTAAAGTTGATGATAGTACCCTAATAGCCCTTCTGATTTGCCAAACTCAGTTAGGAATCGAATCGCAACGACGCTTTTGTATGATCTTGGTGAGCTCCATTTCTCGGTCACGTTTCAACCGTCGCACTCGCCAATTACTACCGTTACTCAGTTTAATTAGGCGAAAGCTAAACCAAGATGTTGATTTACATGGACAATTCCTAATTATTGATAGCTTTCCAGTACCAGTTTGTCATCCAGTTCGCAATTATCGAGCCAAGATTTTTCGGGGAAGTACTGATATTGGCTATAACGCTACGAAAAAACAGTATTACTATGGGTTTAAAGTCCACATGATTGTTAGTAGTGATGGTTACTTGCTCAACTACATCGTTACTAAAGCTTCTGTCCATGATAGTAAGGTCGCCGAAGAATTAATCTTAAACACTATGCCACTTGAGCACTTTTTATTAGCAGATGTTGGCTATGTTAGCCGTCAGCTTCATACCGACCTAGTTAGTGATGGCTATGAGCTTTGGACTCCATTTCGTCAAAACATGGCTGGCGCTAAGAAGCATAATTCACGAATCCTAAAAGCAATTCGCCGAACGATTGAGACCGACTTTTCGTTATTAAAATACTATAATGCCGAAAATAATCGTGCGCGAAGTTTAGCAGGCTTTCAAGAACGGTTAGAAGTGGCAATTTTAGCATCTAATATGGAGTATTGTCTAGAAAAGTTTCACTAG